One genomic window of Salvia miltiorrhiza cultivar Shanhuang (shh) chromosome 4, IMPLAD_Smil_shh, whole genome shotgun sequence includes the following:
- the LOC131021959 gene encoding probable rhamnogalacturonate lyase B isoform X1 — protein MQRMARSLPVPPWPLIILCFFFLLAKIHAVRLVPLSNQEKSPPVKLHVTDTHVEIDNGIVRLTLMNPAGLITSLGYKGVSNILEYRNREGRRGYWDIVWSRPDRNGSHFDTLQCTSLRVIAESDDQVEVSFTKTWHRSLDREVPLNIDKRYILLRGSSGFYSYAIFEHMEGWPDLNIDEARIAFKLHQDMFHYMVISDNKQRIMPSERDRKVGDKLDYKEAVLITHPSNPRLRGEVDDKYQYSCDNKDNHVHGWISSDNPRIGFWVVMPGDEFRGGGPIKQDLTSHAGTTSLATFFSAHYAGINYGVRLRNGERWKKVFGPVFMYLNSDPNNNPTAIWEDAKRQTAQETKKWPYDFPLSQDFPDANQRGAITGRLLVHDRATAAAKSAYVGLAPPGNVGSWQEDAKGYQFWIKTDERGYFSIRGVREGTYNLYAWVPGVIGDYKHQADITIRAGNEVGMGDVVYSPPRNGPTLWEIGIPDRTAAEFYIPDPNPNLVNKLFINHTEKYRQYGLWNRYTDLYPHHDLVYTVGVSDYRRDWFFAHVNRHVQKEYVPTTWQIVFNARNVMRRGSYTLRLALASSSFAEIEVWINNQINGRGPQFSTGRIGRDNAIARHGIHGLYRLYSVSIWGSELVEGRNTIYLRQARGANPFTGVLYDYIRLEAPPQPHN, from the exons ATGCAGAGAATGGCACGATCGCTTCCAGTTCCACCATGGCCTCTAATAATACTAtgtttcttcttccttcttGCTAAGATCCATGCAGTCAG ATTAGTTCCACTGAGTAATCAAGAAAAGTCACCTCCAGTCAAGCTCCATGTAACGGACACCCAT GTGGAGATAGACAACGGCATTGTTAGACTAACACTAATGAATCCGGCCGGGTTGATCACAAGCCTCGGATACAAAGGGGTTAGCAATATTCTTGAGTATCGCAACAGAGAAGGGCGAAGAGG ATATTGGGACATTGTGTGGAGTAGGCCAGATCGTAATGGCAGCCATTTCGACAC GCTCCAATGTACAAGCTTGAGAGTTATAGCAGAAAGCGATGATCAGGTTGAGGTTTCATTCACAAAGACATGGCATCGCTCCCTTGACAGAGAAGTGCCTCTCAATATCGATAAAAGGTATATTCTGTTGCGTGGATCTTCTGGTTTCTACTCGTACGCGATTTTTGAGCATATGGAAGGATGGCCTGATCTCAACATAGACGAAGCAAGAATCGCCTTCAAGCTTCACCAAGACAT GTTTCATTACATGGTAATATCGGACAACAAGCAGAGGATCATGCCATCAGAGAGGGACAGAAAAGTGGGGGATAAGCTTGATTACAAGGAAGCTGTTCTGATAACACATCCTAGCAATCCAAGACTGAGAGGAGag GTGGATGACAAGTATCAGTACTCGTGCGACAACAAGGATAACCACGTGCACGGCTGGATCAGCTCCGATAATCCGCGCATCGGATTCTGGGTGGTGATGCCCGGTGATGAATTCCGAGGCGGCGGCCCTATCAAACAAGACCTCACATCACATGCCGGCACGACTTCCTTAGCT ACGTTTTTCAGTGCGCATTATGCTGGAATCAACTATGGAGTTAGATTGCGCAATGGAGAGCGGTGGAAGAAGGTGTTTGGCCCTGTTTTCATGTACCTCAACTCGGATCCCAACAATAACCCCACTGCCATTTGGGAGGATGCCAAGAGACAG ACAGCACAAGAGACCAAGAAATGGCCATATGATTTCCCACTGTCACAAGATTTCCCCGATGCCAATCAACGCGGTGCAATCACGGGCCGACTGTTGGTACACGACAGAGCAACCGCAGCAGCGAAATCAGCATATGTGGGATTGGCTCCACCTGGAAATGTTGGATCTTGGCAAGAGGACGCCAAG GGCTATCAATTTTGGATAAAAACAGATGAGAGGGGCTACTTCAGTATCAGAGGTGTTAGAGAAGGCACGTACAACTTGTACGCATGGGTGCCGGGAGTCATCGGAGACTACAAACACCAGGCCGACATTACAATCCGAGCAG GAAATGAAGTTGGAATGGGCGATGTTGTGTACAGTCCTCCAAGAAACGGTCCAACGCTGTGGGAAATCGGGATCCCCGATCGTACTGCAGCTGAGTTCTACATTCCCGATCCAAACCCTAATCTAGTAAACAAATTATTCATCAACCACACAGAAAAGTACAGGCAATATGGCCTGTGGAACAGATACACTGATCTGTATCCTCATCATGATCTGGTTTACACCGTCGGAGTCAGCGACTATCGTAGAGACTGGTTTTTCGCGCATGTAAACAG GCATGTGCAGAAAGAGTATGTACCAACCACATGGCAAATTGTGTTCAACGCAAGAAATGTGATGAGGAGAGGAAGTTACACGCTTCGGCTAGCATTGGCATCTTCGAGTTTTGCAGAAATAGAGGTATGGATCAACAACCAGATTAATGGGCGTGGGCCTCAGTTCTCGACGGGGAGGATTGGGAGAGACAATGCGATTGCAAGGCACGGCATTCATGGTCTGTACAGACTGTACAGTGTGAGTATTTGGGGATCTGAATTGGTGGAAGGAAGAAACACAATATATCTGAGGCAGGCAAGAGGCGCTAACCCATTCACCGGTGTGCTCTATGATTACATTCGCCTCGAAGCCCCGCCTCAACCTCACAATTAG
- the LOC131021959 gene encoding probable rhamnogalacturonate lyase B isoform X2 has product MARSLPVPPWPLIILCFFFLLAKIHAVRLVPLSNQEKSPPVKLHVTDTHVEIDNGIVRLTLMNPAGLITSLGYKGVSNILEYRNREGRRGYWDIVWSRPDRNGSHFDTLQCTSLRVIAESDDQVEVSFTKTWHRSLDREVPLNIDKRYILLRGSSGFYSYAIFEHMEGWPDLNIDEARIAFKLHQDMFHYMVISDNKQRIMPSERDRKVGDKLDYKEAVLITHPSNPRLRGEVDDKYQYSCDNKDNHVHGWISSDNPRIGFWVVMPGDEFRGGGPIKQDLTSHAGTTSLATFFSAHYAGINYGVRLRNGERWKKVFGPVFMYLNSDPNNNPTAIWEDAKRQTAQETKKWPYDFPLSQDFPDANQRGAITGRLLVHDRATAAAKSAYVGLAPPGNVGSWQEDAKGYQFWIKTDERGYFSIRGVREGTYNLYAWVPGVIGDYKHQADITIRAGNEVGMGDVVYSPPRNGPTLWEIGIPDRTAAEFYIPDPNPNLVNKLFINHTEKYRQYGLWNRYTDLYPHHDLVYTVGVSDYRRDWFFAHVNRHVQKEYVPTTWQIVFNARNVMRRGSYTLRLALASSSFAEIEVWINNQINGRGPQFSTGRIGRDNAIARHGIHGLYRLYSVSIWGSELVEGRNTIYLRQARGANPFTGVLYDYIRLEAPPQPHN; this is encoded by the exons ATGGCACGATCGCTTCCAGTTCCACCATGGCCTCTAATAATACTAtgtttcttcttccttcttGCTAAGATCCATGCAGTCAG ATTAGTTCCACTGAGTAATCAAGAAAAGTCACCTCCAGTCAAGCTCCATGTAACGGACACCCAT GTGGAGATAGACAACGGCATTGTTAGACTAACACTAATGAATCCGGCCGGGTTGATCACAAGCCTCGGATACAAAGGGGTTAGCAATATTCTTGAGTATCGCAACAGAGAAGGGCGAAGAGG ATATTGGGACATTGTGTGGAGTAGGCCAGATCGTAATGGCAGCCATTTCGACAC GCTCCAATGTACAAGCTTGAGAGTTATAGCAGAAAGCGATGATCAGGTTGAGGTTTCATTCACAAAGACATGGCATCGCTCCCTTGACAGAGAAGTGCCTCTCAATATCGATAAAAGGTATATTCTGTTGCGTGGATCTTCTGGTTTCTACTCGTACGCGATTTTTGAGCATATGGAAGGATGGCCTGATCTCAACATAGACGAAGCAAGAATCGCCTTCAAGCTTCACCAAGACAT GTTTCATTACATGGTAATATCGGACAACAAGCAGAGGATCATGCCATCAGAGAGGGACAGAAAAGTGGGGGATAAGCTTGATTACAAGGAAGCTGTTCTGATAACACATCCTAGCAATCCAAGACTGAGAGGAGag GTGGATGACAAGTATCAGTACTCGTGCGACAACAAGGATAACCACGTGCACGGCTGGATCAGCTCCGATAATCCGCGCATCGGATTCTGGGTGGTGATGCCCGGTGATGAATTCCGAGGCGGCGGCCCTATCAAACAAGACCTCACATCACATGCCGGCACGACTTCCTTAGCT ACGTTTTTCAGTGCGCATTATGCTGGAATCAACTATGGAGTTAGATTGCGCAATGGAGAGCGGTGGAAGAAGGTGTTTGGCCCTGTTTTCATGTACCTCAACTCGGATCCCAACAATAACCCCACTGCCATTTGGGAGGATGCCAAGAGACAG ACAGCACAAGAGACCAAGAAATGGCCATATGATTTCCCACTGTCACAAGATTTCCCCGATGCCAATCAACGCGGTGCAATCACGGGCCGACTGTTGGTACACGACAGAGCAACCGCAGCAGCGAAATCAGCATATGTGGGATTGGCTCCACCTGGAAATGTTGGATCTTGGCAAGAGGACGCCAAG GGCTATCAATTTTGGATAAAAACAGATGAGAGGGGCTACTTCAGTATCAGAGGTGTTAGAGAAGGCACGTACAACTTGTACGCATGGGTGCCGGGAGTCATCGGAGACTACAAACACCAGGCCGACATTACAATCCGAGCAG GAAATGAAGTTGGAATGGGCGATGTTGTGTACAGTCCTCCAAGAAACGGTCCAACGCTGTGGGAAATCGGGATCCCCGATCGTACTGCAGCTGAGTTCTACATTCCCGATCCAAACCCTAATCTAGTAAACAAATTATTCATCAACCACACAGAAAAGTACAGGCAATATGGCCTGTGGAACAGATACACTGATCTGTATCCTCATCATGATCTGGTTTACACCGTCGGAGTCAGCGACTATCGTAGAGACTGGTTTTTCGCGCATGTAAACAG GCATGTGCAGAAAGAGTATGTACCAACCACATGGCAAATTGTGTTCAACGCAAGAAATGTGATGAGGAGAGGAAGTTACACGCTTCGGCTAGCATTGGCATCTTCGAGTTTTGCAGAAATAGAGGTATGGATCAACAACCAGATTAATGGGCGTGGGCCTCAGTTCTCGACGGGGAGGATTGGGAGAGACAATGCGATTGCAAGGCACGGCATTCATGGTCTGTACAGACTGTACAGTGTGAGTATTTGGGGATCTGAATTGGTGGAAGGAAGAAACACAATATATCTGAGGCAGGCAAGAGGCGCTAACCCATTCACCGGTGTGCTCTATGATTACATTCGCCTCGAAGCCCCGCCTCAACCTCACAATTAG
- the LOC131021960 gene encoding uncharacterized protein LOC131021960, whose protein sequence is MSSNAEHVAAATPSRVSKPTIEAGVSALLKHKAAQSVNEKPQLLPQDDYFYLNLTLKKIPSNPRTNPYRIPLPNPVLDAVNSEVCLIVDDRPRTTTPPSDEIKKLIKSQNIPISKVIKLSKLRANYKPFEARRKLCNSYDMFLVDKRIVHLLPKLIGKEFFRKKKLPLGMDLRKKNLKLQVERVLGSALLFIGTGTCSVLKVGKVEMEKDEIVDNVLDAIKGVIERVPKKWDGVRSLHLKFSDSVALPIYQAMPDVRLKIEGLKDKKEEGGEVTEISDNDSAKSGKKKQKQKGRIHEVRYMDAGEDVDSDVDDLDESEVAEFLQKKGISDDDENKKTESEGKKMRKKKTESVGKKRRKSDDENKKSKKMESEGKKMRKSKTIKE, encoded by the coding sequence ATGTCTTCCAACGCAGAACACGTCGCCGCCGCCACACCTTCAAGGGTGAGTAAGCCCACCATAGAGGCGGGCGTAAGCGCCCTGTTGAAACACAAAGCCGCCCAATCCGTCAACGAGAAGCCCCAATTACTGCCGCAAGATGATTATTTCTACCTTAACCTCACCCTAAAGAAAATCCCATCAAACCCTCGCACGAATCCCTACAGAATCCCACTTCCGAACCCCGTTTTGGACGCCGTCAACTCGGAGGTATGTTTAATCGTGGACGACCGGCCGCGAACGACGACGCCGCCGTCGGATGAAAtcaaaaaattgattaaatctcaGAACATACCGATTTCAAAAGTAATAAAGTTGTCGAAGCTGAGGGCGAACTACAAGCCCTTCGAGGCAAGGAGGAAGCTTTGCAATAGCTACGACATGTTCTTGGTTGATAAGAGGATTGTTCATTTGTTGCCTAAGTTGATAGGGAAGGAGTTCTTCAGGAAAAAGAAGCTGCCTTTAGGGATGGATTTgagaaaaaagaatttaaagTTGCAGGTGGAGAGGGTTTTAGGGAGTGCTTTGTTGTTTATTGGGACGGGGACCTGTTCCGTGCTCAAGGTTGGTAAGGTGGAGATGGAGAAGGATGAGATTGTGGATAATGTGTTGGACGCCATCAAGGGAGTGATTGAGAGGGTGCCTAAGAAATGGGATGGTGTGAGGAGCTTGCACTTGAAGTTCTCTGATTCGGTGGCTTTGCCGATTTACCAGGCCATGCCGGATGTCAGGTTGAAGATTGAGGGATTGAAGGACAAAAAGGAAGAGGGAGGTGAGGTGACTGAAATTAGTGATAATGACAGTGCTAAGAGTGGGAAGAAGAAGCAGAAGCAGAAGGGGAGGATTCATGAGGTTCGATATATGGATGCTGGTGAGGATGTGGATAGTGATGTGGATGATTTGGATGAGAGCGAGGTTGCTGAATTTCTGCAGAAGAAGGGTATTAGTGATGATGATGAGAACAAGAAGACGGAGAGTGAGGGGAAGAAAATGCGCAAGAAGAAGACGGAGAGTGTGGGGAAGAAAAGGCGCAAGAGTGATGATGAGAACAAGAAGAGCAAGAAGATGGAGAGTGAGGGGAAGAAAATGCGCAAGAGTAAAACTATCAAGGAATAA